Proteins encoded together in one Desulfovibrio aminophilus window:
- a CDS encoding glucose-6-phosphate isomerase, with amino-acid sequence MSDALDWTNAWEAKLPLGPHAGRAGELAARLAGEVKAGKLPFVSMPYWESLKGELAAARADLGRFEHMLLLGIGGSALGARFLRKAFAPGQDQPGHAGPWLWIADNVDAISLEAWLAKLPPEKTLVLAVSKSGGTIETTGQYFIITRWLEERLGAAWKEHLWFVTDAEAGFFRQEADRLGCRSLPVPENLGGRYSVLSAVGLVPAEFLGIDSAGLVAGAKDILDPLAAPGLDGAALAAHPSFRLAAWAAGLMDAGFCEMIFFGYVPLWASLGDWFAQLWAESLGKSGKGSQPVPAVGVTDQHSVNQMFLDGPRNKACLFLTCGGLPQGPRFPASPPEKFAYIAGKPFGELLSAEAFGTRMALCKYGVPLVEIALERDTPRAAGKVMGLLGAATILTGWLLGIDPLDQPAVELGKRLAQARMGGSGLDREKADLDAFLAQARDGQEF; translated from the coding sequence ATGTCCGACGCGCTCGACTGGACCAATGCCTGGGAGGCGAAGCTGCCGCTGGGACCCCATGCGGGCCGGGCCGGGGAACTGGCCGCGCGCCTGGCCGGAGAGGTCAAGGCCGGGAAGCTGCCCTTCGTGAGCATGCCCTATTGGGAGAGCCTGAAGGGCGAATTGGCGGCGGCCCGGGCCGACCTCGGCCGCTTCGAGCACATGCTCCTGCTCGGCATCGGCGGCTCGGCCCTGGGCGCGCGCTTCCTGCGGAAAGCCTTCGCCCCCGGCCAGGACCAGCCCGGCCACGCCGGACCCTGGCTCTGGATCGCGGACAACGTGGACGCCATTTCCCTGGAGGCCTGGCTGGCCAAGCTGCCGCCGGAGAAGACCCTGGTCCTGGCCGTGAGCAAGTCCGGCGGCACCATCGAGACCACGGGCCAGTACTTCATCATCACCCGCTGGCTGGAGGAGCGCCTGGGCGCGGCCTGGAAGGAGCACCTCTGGTTCGTCACGGACGCCGAAGCCGGGTTCTTCCGCCAGGAGGCCGACCGCCTGGGCTGCCGCAGCCTGCCCGTGCCCGAGAACCTCGGCGGCCGCTACTCCGTGCTCTCGGCCGTGGGCCTGGTCCCGGCGGAGTTCCTGGGCATCGACTCGGCGGGACTGGTGGCCGGGGCCAAGGACATTCTGGACCCCCTGGCCGCGCCGGGCCTGGACGGGGCCGCCCTGGCCGCGCATCCCTCCTTCCGGCTGGCGGCCTGGGCCGCCGGGCTCATGGACGCGGGCTTCTGCGAGATGATCTTCTTCGGCTACGTGCCGCTCTGGGCCAGCCTGGGCGACTGGTTCGCCCAGCTCTGGGCCGAGAGCCTCGGCAAGTCCGGCAAGGGCAGCCAGCCCGTCCCGGCCGTGGGCGTCACGGACCAGCACTCCGTGAACCAGATGTTCCTGGACGGCCCGCGCAACAAGGCCTGTCTCTTCCTCACCTGCGGCGGCCTGCCCCAGGGGCCCCGCTTCCCGGCCTCCCCGCCGGAGAAGTTCGCCTACATCGCGGGCAAGCCCTTCGGCGAACTGCTGAGCGCCGAGGCCTTCGGCACCCGCATGGCCCTGTGCAAGTACGGCGTGCCCCTGGTGGAGATCGCCCTGGAGCGCGACACGCCCCGGGCCGCGGGCAAGGTCATGGGCCTGCTCGGCGCGGCCACCATCCTCACCGGCTGGCTCCTCGGCATCGACCCCCTGGACCAGCCCGCCGTGGAGCTGGGCAAGCGTCTGGCCCAGGCGCGCATGGGCGGCTCCGGCCTGGACAGGGAAAAGGCCGACCTGGACGCCTTCCTGGCCCAGGCCCGCGACGGACAGGAGTTCTGA
- a CDS encoding pyridoxal phosphate-dependent aminotransferase: MNISQRLSRIRPSATLAVNAKAQELKAQGRRIISLAVGEPDFPTPPHVVEAAKAALDAGHTRYTPVPGIPALRHAAAMSYGRFYGAKAAPENIIVSNGGKQVLYNLFMALLNPGDQVLIPAPYWVSYPDMVLLADGEPVFVPAAPEKDFLLDVQDLERAWTPKVKVLILGSPSNPTGGHYAQERLTALAEWARSKGVFVISDEVYDHLVYEPAKPSTLAGFFEAHPGSCALVGALSKSFCMTGWRLGWALAHPDLVKAMSKIQGQSTSNVCSFVQHAAVAALEGPWDVVDEMRAAFRRRRDLALGIIRSWPGAVCPVPDGAFYLFPVLESFYDEEAPDSAALCTRILEKAGVALVPGSAFGDDRCIRFSYAVADETLKTALDKVGAVLLKK, from the coding sequence ATGAACATCTCCCAGCGACTGTCGCGCATCCGCCCCTCGGCCACCCTGGCCGTCAACGCCAAGGCCCAGGAGCTCAAGGCCCAGGGCAGGCGGATCATCAGCCTGGCCGTGGGCGAGCCCGACTTTCCCACGCCCCCGCACGTGGTCGAGGCCGCCAAGGCCGCCCTGGACGCCGGGCATACCCGCTACACCCCGGTGCCCGGCATCCCGGCCCTGCGCCACGCCGCGGCCATGTCCTACGGCCGCTTCTACGGGGCCAAGGCCGCGCCGGAGAACATCATCGTCTCCAACGGCGGCAAGCAGGTGCTCTACAACCTCTTCATGGCCCTGCTGAATCCCGGCGACCAGGTGCTCATCCCCGCGCCCTACTGGGTGAGCTACCCGGACATGGTGCTCCTGGCCGACGGCGAGCCCGTGTTCGTGCCCGCGGCCCCGGAAAAGGACTTCCTCCTGGACGTGCAGGACCTGGAACGGGCCTGGACCCCGAAGGTCAAGGTCCTCATCCTCGGCTCGCCCTCCAACCCCACGGGCGGGCACTACGCCCAGGAGCGCCTGACCGCCCTGGCCGAGTGGGCCCGGAGCAAGGGGGTCTTCGTCATCTCCGACGAGGTCTACGACCACCTCGTCTACGAGCCCGCCAAGCCGAGCACCCTGGCCGGATTCTTCGAGGCCCACCCCGGGTCCTGCGCCCTGGTCGGCGCGCTGTCCAAGAGCTTCTGCATGACCGGCTGGCGGCTGGGCTGGGCCCTGGCCCACCCGGACCTGGTCAAGGCCATGAGCAAGATCCAGGGCCAGAGCACCTCCAACGTCTGTTCCTTCGTCCAGCACGCGGCCGTGGCCGCCCTGGAGGGTCCCTGGGACGTGGTGGACGAGATGCGCGCGGCCTTCCGGCGCCGCCGCGACCTGGCCCTGGGCATCATCCGCTCCTGGCCCGGGGCCGTCTGCCCCGTCCCGGACGGCGCGTTCTATCTCTTCCCGGTGCTGGAGTCCTTCTACGACGAGGAGGCCCCGGATTCGGCCGCGCTCTGCACCCGCATTCTGGAGAAGGCGGGCGTGGCCCTGGTGCCGGGCTCGGCCTTCGGCGACGACCGCTGCATCCGCTTCTCCTACGCCGTGGCCGACGAGACGCTGAAGACCGCCCTGGACAAGGTCGGGGCGGTGTTGTTGAAGAAGTAG
- a CDS encoding vitamin B12-dependent ribonucleotide reductase, with amino-acid sequence MSESKVPSSLPEAAISENARIVLERRYLRKDGEGKPCETPKALFWRVAKAIASEEGKYKKSSYTVDALAREFYDLMTSFRFLPNSPTLMNAGTDLGQLAACFVLPVGDSMEEIFDAVKHAALIHKSGGGTGFSFSRLRPKAARVGSTGGIASGPISFLRIFNTATEQVKQGGTRRGANMGILRVDHPDILEFIKAKEREGELNNFNLSVALTEKFMRAVEKDEEYGLVAPHTKEVKARLKAREVFQILVRKAWESGDPGIVFLDRINRDNPTPALGEIESTNPCGEQPLLPYEACNLGSLNLAVLFREKPNGKSKAKGKKAKNGEARPEERIDWDELKRMTHLAVRFLDNVIDASRYPLPQITDTVHKNRKIGLGVMGFADLLYQLGVPYNSQEGVDLAGRIMEFVQAEARSASKTLAKERGAFPEYERSTWGQKNLGPYRNATTTTIAPTGTLSILAGCSSGVEPLFALSFVRNVMDGDRLVESNPYFEDALKKAEAYSPKLMEEVAKVGSVRRMKFLPEELRRVFVTAMDIEPLWHLKMQAAFQKYTDNAVSKTVNLPNSATQDDIRDIYWKAYEYGCKGVTVYRDGCKSSQVLCTGDGQEKKDGEGKKKSVVKGRPDVVYGFTQKVETGLGVLYLTVNEVDGKPFEVFATIGKSGRSITAKAEAIGRLVSLALRSGVEVIDIVQQLKGIGGEHPKFQKKYLVQSIPDAVAYVFENRYLKDRKVTVDNGNTLDKPTCPECGEELVFEEGCHICKACGFTKCG; translated from the coding sequence ATGAGCGAGTCCAAGGTCCCGTCCTCCCTGCCCGAAGCCGCCATCTCCGAAAACGCCCGCATCGTCCTGGAGCGCCGCTATCTGCGCAAGGACGGCGAGGGCAAGCCCTGCGAGACCCCGAAGGCGCTGTTCTGGCGGGTGGCCAAGGCCATCGCCTCCGAGGAGGGCAAGTACAAGAAGTCCTCCTACACGGTGGACGCCCTGGCGCGCGAGTTCTACGACCTGATGACCTCCTTCCGCTTCCTGCCCAACTCGCCCACGCTCATGAACGCGGGCACGGACCTGGGCCAGCTGGCGGCCTGCTTCGTGCTGCCCGTGGGCGACAGCATGGAGGAGATCTTCGACGCGGTGAAGCACGCCGCTCTGATCCACAAGTCCGGCGGGGGCACGGGCTTCTCCTTCTCGCGGCTGCGGCCCAAGGCCGCGCGCGTGGGCTCCACGGGCGGCATCGCCTCGGGCCCGATCTCGTTCCTGCGCATCTTCAACACCGCCACCGAGCAGGTGAAGCAGGGCGGCACCCGGCGCGGGGCCAACATGGGCATCCTGCGCGTGGACCATCCCGACATCCTGGAGTTCATCAAGGCCAAGGAGCGCGAGGGCGAGCTGAACAACTTCAACCTCTCCGTGGCCCTGACCGAGAAGTTCATGCGCGCCGTGGAGAAGGACGAGGAATACGGCCTCGTGGCCCCGCACACCAAGGAGGTCAAGGCCCGGCTCAAGGCCCGCGAGGTCTTCCAAATTTTGGTGCGCAAGGCCTGGGAGTCCGGCGACCCGGGCATCGTGTTCCTGGACCGCATCAACCGCGACAACCCCACCCCCGCCTTGGGCGAGATCGAGTCCACCAACCCCTGCGGCGAGCAGCCCCTGCTGCCCTACGAGGCCTGCAACCTGGGTTCGCTGAACCTGGCCGTGCTCTTCCGCGAGAAGCCCAACGGCAAGTCCAAGGCCAAGGGCAAGAAGGCCAAGAACGGCGAAGCCCGGCCCGAGGAGCGCATCGACTGGGACGAGCTCAAGCGCATGACGCACCTGGCCGTGCGCTTCCTGGACAACGTCATCGACGCCTCGCGCTACCCGCTGCCCCAGATCACGGACACGGTGCACAAGAACCGCAAGATCGGCCTGGGCGTCATGGGCTTCGCGGACCTGCTCTACCAGCTGGGCGTGCCCTACAACTCCCAGGAGGGCGTGGACCTGGCCGGGCGGATCATGGAGTTCGTGCAGGCCGAGGCCCGCAGCGCGTCCAAGACCCTGGCCAAGGAGCGCGGGGCCTTCCCGGAGTACGAGCGCTCCACCTGGGGCCAGAAGAACCTGGGCCCCTACCGCAACGCCACCACGACCACCATCGCGCCCACGGGCACCCTGTCCATCCTGGCGGGCTGCTCCTCGGGCGTGGAGCCGCTGTTCGCGCTCTCCTTCGTGCGCAACGTCATGGACGGCGACAGGCTGGTGGAGTCCAACCCCTATTTCGAGGACGCGCTGAAGAAGGCCGAGGCCTACAGCCCCAAGCTCATGGAGGAGGTGGCCAAGGTCGGCTCGGTGCGCAGGATGAAGTTCCTGCCCGAGGAGCTGCGCCGGGTCTTCGTCACGGCCATGGACATCGAGCCGCTCTGGCACCTCAAGATGCAGGCGGCCTTCCAGAAGTACACGGACAACGCGGTGTCCAAGACCGTGAACCTGCCCAACTCGGCCACCCAGGACGACATCCGGGACATCTACTGGAAGGCCTACGAATACGGCTGCAAGGGCGTGACCGTGTACCGCGACGGCTGCAAGTCGTCACAGGTGCTCTGCACGGGCGACGGCCAGGAGAAGAAGGACGGCGAGGGCAAGAAGAAGAGCGTGGTCAAGGGCCGGCCGGACGTTGTCTACGGCTTCACCCAGAAGGTGGAGACGGGCCTGGGCGTGCTCTACCTCACGGTGAACGAGGTGGACGGCAAGCCGTTCGAGGTCTTCGCCACCATCGGCAAGTCGGGCCGGAGCATCACGGCCAAGGCCGAGGCCATCGGCAGGCTGGTGTCCCTGGCCCTGCGCAGCGGGGTGGAGGTCATCGACATCGTGCAGCAGCTCAAGGGCATCGGCGGCGAACACCCGAAGTTCCAGAAGAAGTACCTGGTGCAGTCGATCCCGGACGCCGTGGCCTACGTGTTCGAAAACCGCTACCTCAAGGACCGGAAGGTGACGGTGGACAACGGCAACACGCTGGACAAACCCACCTGCCCGGAATGCGGCGAGGAACTGGTGTTCGAGGAAGGCTGCCACATCTGCAAGGCCTGCGGGTTCACGAAGTGCGGGTAG
- a CDS encoding antitoxin: MNTAKIFQNGGSQAVRLPKEYAFQGTEVFVRRVGRAVVLLPKDDPWAVMEQGIDQFTPDFMADREQPGEQERESL; encoded by the coding sequence ATGAACACCGCGAAAATATTCCAGAACGGCGGCAGCCAGGCCGTGCGGCTGCCCAAGGAATACGCCTTCCAGGGCACCGAGGTCTTCGTGCGCCGGGTGGGCCGGGCCGTGGTGCTCCTGCCCAAGGACGACCCCTGGGCCGTCATGGAGCAGGGCATCGACCAGTTCACCCCGGATTTCATGGCCGACCGCGAACAGCCCGGCGAGCAGGAACGCGAGTCCCTGTGA
- a CDS encoding type II toxin-antitoxin system VapC family toxin, whose amino-acid sequence MRFLLDTNICIYCIKRKPRAVLDRFRAQPAAAIGVSAVTVAELEFGVSKSADPARNRAALIAFLAPLEIAAFDDRAAEEYGRIRAHLQARGTPIGPLDTLIAAHALGLGATLVTNNEREFRRVPGLNVENWVD is encoded by the coding sequence ATGCGCTTCCTTCTGGACACCAATATCTGCATCTATTGCATCAAGCGGAAGCCGCGCGCCGTGCTGGACCGCTTCCGGGCCCAGCCCGCGGCCGCCATCGGCGTGTCGGCCGTCACGGTGGCCGAACTGGAATTCGGGGTGTCCAAGAGCGCGGACCCGGCGCGCAACCGGGCGGCCCTCATCGCCTTCCTGGCCCCCCTGGAGATCGCGGCCTTCGACGACCGCGCGGCCGAGGAATACGGCCGCATCCGCGCCCACCTGCAAGCCCGGGGAACGCCCATCGGCCCCCTGGACACCCTCATCGCGGCCCACGCCCTGGGCCTGGGCGCGACCCTCGTGACCAACAACGAGCGGGAGTTCCGCCGCGTGCCCGGCCTGAACGTGGAGAACTGGGTGGACTGA
- a CDS encoding HigA family addiction module antitoxin, which produces MAVKLPPNHPGEILLEEFLKPLGISQTRLALDLRVPAQRVNDLVRGRRAVSVDTAMRLAAYFGTTPEVWLNLQTRFDLEKAEDENLAERIKEEVRPRAVNG; this is translated from the coding sequence ATGGCCGTGAAGCTGCCGCCCAATCATCCGGGCGAAATTCTGCTGGAAGAGTTCCTCAAGCCGCTGGGCATCAGCCAGACCCGGCTGGCCCTGGACCTGCGCGTCCCGGCCCAGCGCGTCAACGACCTCGTGCGCGGCCGCCGTGCCGTGAGCGTGGACACGGCCATGCGTCTGGCCGCCTACTTCGGCACCACGCCCGAGGTCTGGCTCAATCTCCAGACGCGCTTTGATTTGGAAAAGGCCGAGGACGAGAACCTGGCCGAACGGATCAAGGAAGAGGTTCGGCCCAGGGCGGTGAACGGGTAA
- a CDS encoding lytic murein transglycosylase, whose translation MNARILLALCLLLALAAPSGAQDLPVSGAEEVRQAVGAMDENEVRAEALMPVPSPEPQAAAPAPDPAWEMLLGGLEADGLPRAELEALFSRPEVRFDPAYMGKKLRTLYKTKYLPRPPVQPGPHKTIWETWLTPANRAEIAAFMKANAKTLAAAEKKYGLPRQVLVAILMVETKLGKYCGERPALTVLASMAATRDYAVVSGYLKEFSPTPAQLDWLKMRQAQKADWAYDELKAFLELYLANHSDPLLVPGSIYGAIGLCQFMPTNALKLGVDGNRDGKLDLFAPADAIHSAANYLKNAGWRKGLNHNGQMRVIMRYNHDRTYAGTVLAIAKRI comes from the coding sequence ATGAACGCGCGCATCCTCCTCGCCCTCTGCCTGCTGCTGGCCCTGGCCGCCCCGTCGGGGGCCCAGGACTTGCCGGTTTCGGGCGCGGAAGAGGTGCGCCAGGCGGTCGGCGCGATGGACGAAAACGAGGTCCGGGCCGAGGCGCTCATGCCCGTCCCGTCCCCGGAGCCCCAGGCCGCCGCCCCAGCGCCGGATCCGGCCTGGGAAATGCTCCTCGGCGGGCTGGAGGCCGACGGCCTGCCGCGCGCCGAGCTGGAGGCCCTGTTCTCCCGGCCCGAGGTGCGCTTCGACCCGGCCTACATGGGCAAGAAGCTGCGCACCCTGTACAAGACCAAGTACCTGCCCCGTCCGCCGGTCCAGCCCGGTCCGCACAAGACCATCTGGGAGACCTGGCTCACCCCGGCCAACCGGGCCGAGATCGCGGCCTTCATGAAGGCCAACGCCAAGACCCTGGCCGCGGCCGAGAAGAAGTACGGCCTGCCCCGGCAGGTGCTCGTGGCCATCCTCATGGTCGAGACCAAGCTCGGCAAGTATTGCGGCGAACGCCCGGCCCTGACCGTGCTGGCCAGCATGGCCGCCACGCGGGACTATGCGGTGGTGAGCGGGTATCTGAAGGAGTTTTCGCCCACCCCGGCCCAGCTGGATTGGCTCAAGATGCGCCAGGCCCAGAAGGCCGACTGGGCCTACGACGAGCTCAAGGCCTTCCTGGAGCTGTATCTGGCCAACCACTCGGACCCGCTGCTCGTGCCGGGCTCGATCTACGGGGCCATCGGCCTGTGCCAGTTCATGCCCACCAACGCGCTCAAGCTCGGGGTGGACGGCAACCGCGACGGCAAGCTGGACCTCTTCGCCCCGGCCGACGCCATCCACAGCGCGGCCAACTACCTGAAGAACGCGGGCTGGCGGAAGGGCCTGAACCACAACGGCCAGATGCGGGTCATCATGCGCTACAACCACGACCGGACCTACGCGGGCACGGTCCTGGCCATCGCCAAGCGCATCTAG
- the purU gene encoding formyltetrahydrofolate deformylase: MNENAVARLRITCPDKPGIVAAVTNFLASHGANITALDQHSSDPEGGAFFMRLEFQTPRLDVARAVLEGAFAEIVARPFQMDWRIGYSSDTPQVAILVSSQEHCLMELLWRWSRGEMDCDVGMVLSNHPVLREPVEAFGVPFHYVPAEGGKGEAEARMLELLEGRFDLLVLARYMRILSGDFISRFPSIINIHHSFLPAFVGADPYRQARERGVKLIGATAHYVTEELDAGPIIEQDVSRVCHRHGVDALKDMGRDLERQVLARAVRWHLEDRIILDRNKTVVFV; this comes from the coding sequence ATGAACGAGAACGCCGTGGCGCGGCTGCGCATCACCTGCCCGGACAAACCCGGGATCGTGGCCGCCGTGACCAACTTCCTGGCCTCGCACGGGGCCAACATCACCGCCCTGGACCAGCACTCCAGCGATCCCGAGGGCGGGGCCTTCTTCATGCGCCTGGAGTTCCAGACCCCCCGCCTGGATGTGGCGCGGGCCGTGCTGGAGGGCGCCTTCGCCGAGATCGTGGCCCGGCCCTTCCAGATGGACTGGCGCATCGGCTATTCCAGCGACACGCCCCAGGTGGCCATTCTGGTCTCCAGCCAGGAGCACTGCCTCATGGAGCTGCTCTGGCGCTGGTCCCGGGGCGAGATGGACTGCGACGTGGGCATGGTGCTCAGCAACCACCCCGTGCTGCGCGAGCCCGTGGAGGCCTTCGGGGTGCCCTTCCACTACGTGCCCGCCGAGGGCGGCAAGGGCGAGGCCGAGGCGCGCATGCTGGAACTCCTGGAGGGCCGCTTCGATCTCCTGGTCCTGGCCCGCTACATGCGCATCCTCTCCGGGGACTTCATCTCCCGCTTCCCCTCCATCATCAACATCCACCACTCCTTCCTGCCCGCCTTCGTGGGCGCGGACCCGTACCGCCAGGCCAGGGAGCGCGGGGTGAAGCTCATCGGCGCGACGGCCCATTACGTGACGGAAGAACTGGACGCGGGGCCGATCATCGAGCAAGATGTGTCCAGGGTCTGCCACCGGCACGGCGTGGACGCCCTCAAGGACATGGGCCGCGACCTGGAGCGCCAGGTTCTGGCCCGGGCCGTGCGCTGGCACCTGGAAGACCGGATCATCCTGGACCGCAACAAGACCGTGGTGTTCGTCTGA
- a CDS encoding hemolysin III family protein — translation MARTRRLRDPMNGLTHCVGAGLSVVGLVLLVIEASTPVRPWHLVTFSLFGAGLVLLYTASTLYHWLPLSEAGVRRLRRLDHAMIFVLIAATYTPICLIPLRGPWGWSLFGVIWGLALAGIIMKLFWLSAPRRLSTGIYLFMGWLCLAAIWPMIQTMPPAALVWLAVGGASYSLGGLVYALKRPDPRPGLLGFHEIFHLFVMGGSLAHFWVMYAYLARMN, via the coding sequence ATGGCTCGAACCAGACGGCTGCGCGATCCCATGAACGGCCTGACCCACTGCGTGGGCGCTGGCCTCTCCGTGGTGGGCCTGGTCCTGCTCGTGATCGAGGCCAGCACGCCGGTGCGGCCCTGGCACCTGGTGACCTTCTCGCTCTTCGGGGCCGGGCTCGTGCTGCTCTACACCGCCAGCACCCTCTATCACTGGCTGCCCCTGTCCGAGGCCGGGGTGCGCCGCCTGCGCCGCCTGGACCACGCCATGATCTTCGTGCTCATCGCGGCCACCTACACGCCCATCTGCCTCATCCCCCTGCGCGGGCCCTGGGGCTGGTCCCTGTTCGGCGTGATCTGGGGCCTGGCCCTGGCCGGAATCATCATGAAGCTCTTCTGGCTCTCGGCCCCCCGACGCCTGTCCACGGGCATCTATCTCTTCATGGGCTGGCTCTGCCTGGCGGCCATCTGGCCCATGATCCAGACCATGCCCCCGGCCGCGCTCGTCTGGCTGGCCGTGGGCGGAGCGTCCTACTCCCTGGGCGGGCTGGTCTACGCCCTGAAGCGGCCCGACCCCCGGCCCGGCCTGCTCGGATTCCACGAAATCTTCCACCTCTTCGTCATGGGCGGCAGCCTGGCCCACTTCTGGGTCATGTACGCCTACCTGGCCCGCATGAACTGA
- the ftsE gene encoding cell division ATP-binding protein FtsE, whose protein sequence is MVEAKHLSYSFGSQWALKDISFSLGKGEFLFLTGHSGAGKTTLLRLLYGALPVTRGALRVAGFNLHKLTPARVPDLRRRIGVVFQDFKILPRRTVYENVALALEVRGMARHLMDRRVRAIIRALGLEPKAYSACERLSGGEQQRVAIARSMVTNPSLILADEPTGNLDQDLTMHLMDIFRQFHSYGTSVIMATHNREILKLVPGARILHMENGCAMDASCPEEPEDGR, encoded by the coding sequence ATGGTCGAAGCCAAGCATCTGTCCTATTCCTTCGGCTCCCAGTGGGCCCTCAAGGACATCTCCTTCAGCCTGGGCAAGGGCGAGTTCCTGTTCCTCACCGGCCACTCCGGCGCGGGCAAGACCACGCTCCTGCGCCTGCTCTACGGCGCCCTGCCCGTGACCCGGGGGGCCCTGCGGGTGGCGGGTTTCAACCTGCACAAGCTCACCCCCGCGCGCGTGCCGGACCTGCGCCGCCGCATCGGCGTGGTCTTCCAGGACTTCAAGATCCTGCCCAGGCGCACGGTGTACGAGAACGTGGCCCTGGCCCTGGAGGTCCGGGGCATGGCCCGGCATCTCATGGACCGCCGCGTGCGGGCCATCATCCGGGCCCTGGGCCTGGAGCCCAAGGCCTACTCCGCCTGTGAGCGGCTCTCCGGCGGCGAGCAGCAGCGCGTGGCCATCGCCCGCTCCATGGTCACCAACCCGAGCCTCATCCTGGCCGACGAGCCCACCGGCAACCTGGACCAGGACCTGACCATGCACCTCATGGACATCTTCCGGCAGTTCCATTCCTATGGAACCTCGGTGATCATGGCCACGCACAACCGCGAGATACTGAAGCTCGTGCCCGGCGCGCGCATCCTGCACATGGAGAACGGCTGCGCCATGGACGCCTCCTGTCCCGAAGAGCCGGAGGACGGGCGATGA
- a CDS encoding ABC transporter permease: MIGQLLRLTLRGLRDMALHPWAQVFTLAAVTLVTLLAGLFLMLVHNVNQELLRNRGQVQFQVYWKASAPEASVEKQWAELRKLDGLTDMDTYTPKRALSDLAGALGDAGDFGWLEGQNPLPYSAVLSFAMSPDRLAEGWSLAILARLKNMDHVDKVHFNPMQMDMAKGWITLTKTVIWPIIGFLALIVALVVSNTIRLSLLTRLDEVEILALVGARPWYIRWPLLTGGAVQGLLGSGLALAGLRLVQGALRDALNFPPLFLRIEFLPWSQAAVLCAVVTLVGVASSFVAVRR; this comes from the coding sequence ATGATCGGCCAGCTTCTGCGCCTGACCCTGCGGGGCCTGCGCGACATGGCCCTGCACCCCTGGGCCCAGGTCTTCACCCTGGCGGCCGTGACCCTGGTCACGCTCCTGGCCGGGCTGTTCCTCATGCTCGTGCACAACGTGAACCAGGAACTTCTCCGCAACCGGGGTCAGGTGCAGTTCCAGGTCTACTGGAAGGCCTCCGCGCCCGAGGCCTCGGTGGAGAAGCAGTGGGCCGAACTGCGCAAGCTCGACGGGCTCACGGACATGGACACCTACACGCCCAAGCGGGCCCTCTCGGACCTGGCCGGGGCCCTGGGCGACGCCGGGGATTTCGGCTGGCTCGAAGGCCAGAACCCCCTGCCCTATTCGGCGGTCCTCTCCTTCGCCATGTCCCCGGACCGCCTGGCCGAGGGCTGGTCCCTGGCCATCCTGGCCCGGCTCAAGAACATGGACCACGTGGACAAGGTCCACTTCAACCCCATGCAGATGGACATGGCCAAGGGCTGGATCACCCTGACCAAGACCGTGATCTGGCCGATCATCGGCTTCCTGGCCCTGATCGTGGCCCTGGTGGTCTCCAACACCATCCGCCTCTCCCTGCTCACCCGGCTGGACGAGGTCGAAATTCTGGCCCTGGTGGGCGCGCGGCCCTGGTACATCCGCTGGCCCCTGCTCACCGGCGGGGCCGTGCAGGGGCTTCTGGGCAGCGGCCTGGCCCTGGCCGGGCTCCGGCTCGTGCAGGGCGCGCTGCGCGACGCGCTGAACTTCCCGCCGCTCTTCCTGCGCATCGAGTTCCTGCCCTGGAGCCAGGCGGCCGTGCTCTGCGCGGTGGTCACCCTGGTGGGCGTGGCCAGCAGCTTCGTGGCCGTGCGGCGCTAG
- a CDS encoding cupin domain-containing protein, whose translation MKILKSYAEVEPRVLPVAGAGVTGRVLLGKADGAVNFCMRLIEVAPGASIPAHSHPWEHEQFVVSGTGSIFKDGAPVDFGPGSVLFIAPGEEHHIRNTGPEPLRIVCLVPPFAPEL comes from the coding sequence GTGAAGATCCTGAAAAGCTATGCGGAAGTGGAGCCGCGCGTCCTGCCAGTGGCCGGGGCGGGCGTCACCGGCCGGGTGCTGCTGGGCAAGGCCGACGGGGCCGTGAATTTCTGCATGCGGCTCATCGAGGTGGCCCCGGGCGCGTCCATCCCGGCCCACAGCCACCCCTGGGAACACGAGCAGTTCGTGGTCTCCGGCACGGGCAGCATTTTCAAGGACGGCGCGCCGGTGGACTTCGGTCCGGGCAGCGTGCTGTTCATCGCCCCGGGCGAGGAGCACCACATCCGCAACACGGGCCCCGAGCCCCTGCGGATCGTCTGCCTCGTGCCGCCGTTCGCGCCGGAACTCTAG